Sequence from the Seriola aureovittata isolate HTS-2021-v1 ecotype China chromosome 6, ASM2101889v1, whole genome shotgun sequence genome:
ggtctgtgcttggcaggagtctggactcactcaggactgttggggagagacgcatgcaatgtaagatggaggccatcttggacaataccaaccatcctctccacaacattctggcaggacagagaagcagcttcaGCTGTAGCAAACGTCAGCTGCAAAACGtctctcactgcgctgcagaacagagaggttcaggagatcctttgttcctactgccatcaggctatacaacacctcagccaaaggaagtggactaatctaattattattgtttaatctatctatctatctgtctatctgtctatctatctatcttatctTATAGCCATTATCAACTTATGTTGCAATTCACATTGTGTGAAGTTATGTTAGCGGTGATAAATGTGACGGTCTAAATTCTTTGCAGCCATGTTTAGGAAACTCATCTGCAGTTGTGACTGAATTCCATGTAATTTGCTGTATAACAGTGATATACAAGCAGTAGAAACtacatttaatgtgattttccaCACGTGTGTTGTCCAAACTACAGGTCAGGTGGTAGTGGTGTCATGTCACACCTGATCTGAAAATAGACCAAGTGGTGAAAAGCTGCCACTCAGATGGATGTTTGGCTTATGACTATATTTGTGATGGCATCCTACTATAGACTGTTGACAAAGATGTAAACAAGCTGTGCTGAAACAAGGACTCCAGAGCCACTGTGGCATTTACAATTAGCATGGGTTAGCTAGAGAACAGTATGTGATCATCTGATCTGCTTTACTGAATTTAGAAGCTACAGGGGTCATGTAAAGCATTATACATCATCcactaaaataaatgtgtgtgtgtgtgtgtgtgtgtgtgtgtgtgtttgtgtgagatagagatagagagagagagagagactggaagaCTGGTAACAGTTACTTTGATAACGACTTTTCCTTGACCAGACATCAAGTTACTGAGGTGAGCTGCCCTGTATCACATGGTGAAAGCAAATCTTGGTCTTATAAAGACCATTgtattaacaaaacaaaacaaaacaaaacaaaacaaaacaaaacaaaacaaaacaaaaaagaaacaaagaactATATTTCTACCATACTTCTATAAACAAAGTTCTTATTAGCATGTCTCCATATCATAGTATTTGGTCTTTAAAATGGTGAAACTCAGTTTTTGGTTGATTTTATGCATTTCAGGCTGTATTTTAAAAGAGGTTTTACAGTTGATTCAGAAAAAACTTGGCTCAGTCACGGAGGTTTAGTGGATAACTGGCTTTTGGCAAATAATGGATAAGTGTGATCAGAGGTGcagtgctgtttgtttcagtACCAGAGTGCACCTATGATGCTGTGGCTTGTTTTCGAAGGTTGTGTAACCTCTGTTCCTACAGTGGCAAGTTTACATATATCAGTCAGCTATAACTGACTACACAACCACATAGACTGACTTTATAAACATTTCATCATGTTGAGAATATGATGCAGCATCAGACAAACATCTAACCAAGCAGTATCAGACCATACCATAGATGTTGTAATTAGCATAGCATTACACCGCAGCCGAAAGAACacaagtagtttgtgtttttaatgatttaatttactgacttgtgtcaagcaaatgaagccacattgGAAACAATTTTTGTAATGATATTTCAATGTATCAAAATCAACTAAAATTCAATCATAGGCCTCTTCCAGATAATGGGTGAATAAGTGTTGATTCAGTGTCAGTCATGATTGAAAATCTGATGTTGATTCAGTGCTTTTAATTTGGTTTCAATGTCAGGCATCAACATAGATGCATTATTTCTGCctgatattttcatgttgtttcagtCTGATTTTGCTATCTGGGATCCATCCTGAgataaagcttcagtgcaggcagaggtcaagctaaGCTCACAGGCTAGGCTAATGATAATGTAGCTAAACTAGCTTTAATCTCCAGCAAACACAAGCTGTCTCACAGACTGACCAAGTGTAAAAGACtgactttgtcatgtttctctgcaaatgcatcacaaacaaagaaaggtcAGAAGAGAGAATGATGGATGAAAGGATGTTCTGCTGTCCTTTCATCCTTTCTTATTAACCATAGCTCTGTAGAACAAATCATTTAGCTACCAACAACTTTTAAGGTTTAAGGTGTTACTCAATGCATGAGTTTATATTGTGAATCAAATCTCTTAAATGTTAATATGACAACTTTGATAATTCCAGTTGGTTTCACTGGCTCTCTTACATGACATAAGCTTTAGTGATAATTGAATCTTCAAGcactgaataaaaaatgtatatgaattTCAATGGAATTTTATGAACTGTGAATATTCTATTTCCTCACTTTGTTCCCGTGGCTCTGGCAGCATGACACCTATGCTAAGTATTATATCCtataaaaaagccaaacaagaaaagagaaatactCAAACAATGCTGTGGTATGGATGTAAGTCAGCAATGTTCAAACTGAAAATCTGATTAGGTGAACATCTTGTTTTAGACAGGGATCATTGTATCTTAATTTTTGGCTCCGTCAGCTAGCTAAGTAGTCAGCAGGCTAACAGCACAAAATAtcaatgttaaaataaatcGTGTTAACGTGCAGACTTTTGAAGCTCAATTAAATTCATGTCACATATAAAACCATCAACCATCTTCAACTTCAAAtctatttcaataaaaatgtatcaacTTTTTTCCAGTTGCAATAACACTGTATTTCAAGTTGGGCTTTGACTGGATTGTTGTGtcgcaacagaaaaaaagaaaaaaaaagaaatcgtTTTTTCCCAACTGTAAGCAGCAGTTCAAATAAAAAGAACTTGTGTcattattgtaaatatatacTGTTATCATGAAATAATATCAATATTACTGATGCCTTGACTTCAGGTGTTTCTGTATAGAGTTTGGCAAATATAAAGAGTAAACACTGTGAGCACAAAGTGATTCGTACCCATTTGTTTCATCAACGTAACATTTCGTTACCTTGGATGCTAACGCTTCTGAATTGAAGCTGATAACGTTTCAGCCATGTTCATGGTAATGTCTGGATGTCTGTCTTTAAACCAGGTTTGGTGGAAATGGAAATGTGGTTTACATTCTGTTAATTACTGTAATTAGCTCAAATTAATCATTTCTGAACacaaatgacataaaatgttaCCCTTCATACTTGCTGAATTTCTGCAGTTAGCCTCCTGTAATGCTAGCCAGCGAATCAGCTAAACAGTTGATGAGTTATGTTTGACAGCTCTCAGTGAGCTCCTTGTCAAACATAACATAGAAGTTATCAATATTAGCATCATGAATGTAATCAGTTACTCTGAGTGTCTTGCCAAAGAGGTGAAGACCTAAAACGTGCCCGTCAGAGGGGTGTTGCGCCACCTGAAAGCCTTCAATAGGCTGAATGAAGGACACAAAATATAATAGACTATGAACTTGAGCAGCACTGAAAGTTCCCTCCTCTGTTCTTGTTGCTGGTGGCATTTAAACAAAGCTTCCACTGCCCCAGGCTGGAGGCAGACATCCAGATACCTTGCTGCTGCCATCAGGCTCTGAAGGTATCTGAACCTCCATCAACAACAGCCAAGCTATTAGTGGAAGGAAGCCCCTGGCCACAGCACCAGGATCCCACCTCAGGCCCACGCCTCAGAACCTCAGACCACACAAACCAGGGTTAAGTCACCCAAAGTGGACGCCAGGCCTCACAACATCCTGCTCTTTCATACAAGATAGATACTCCTTTATGCAATCAGCCTACACAGCTGCAGTTGGCTGCCGAGAGCCACTTGATTGTCTGCCATGTAGTCTGGGTGTCCATGAAGGACACAGTTTCATAGCGGGTCGGCCGACAGCAGGGGTGACTGCTGACCTTTTTGCCAGAGATGCTCCCATTGTCCATCAGAATCTTGAGGGCCAGGTCATAGTTCTTACGAGAGCTGTGGCACGTGCCAACACAATACTTGAAGAGGACTATCTCGTCTGAGTCATAGCCGAGACCAAGATCCCGTACCCGCATCTCTTTCTTCTCCAGATGGCAGTCGCGGCTGCTCTTGGTCTTCTTGCGGTTCCTCCTGGACGATCTGGGTGAATTTGGGTCACGGGGGGAGCGGCGCCATCTGCCCTGCTGGATTTCCTCTTCCTGCATCAGTAACCACTCTTCTACAAGGAGAAGGAAACACACATGGGACACCTGAACAGTCAATTATTTGATTCatgcaaatattatttttaatattactatatttatttatgtttgacttctgtggtggttttcattccacacatttcacatttgagtGGAACCAtttctccactgctgcagctccatTGGGAATGCTTTTTAACAGCACACTCAATGGGTTGTACCAGCGACACTTGAGAAGGATATGGTGCACTCAGAATCATTTCTGTTGTGTCCATTTCAGCACTGACTGGCCATCACCCTGAGTTTTACCAGCTACTATCTGTTGCCTGTGGTTGGTCCTGGCTCCAAGCCTCTCTTATTATTGGCCAAcctgttgctagagctccaaagagaggtgagagatgagataaaa
This genomic interval carries:
- the LOC130170943 gene encoding artemin, which translates into the protein MASLLTLVEDVFSEEDNKEQVLRPPFWSPAEDLDRDGVHTPWPDAFEEWLLMQEEEIQQGRWRRSPRDPNSPRSSRRNRKKTKSSRDCHLEKKEMRVRDLGLGYDSDEIVLFKYCVGTCHSSRKNYDLALKILMDNGSISGKKVSSHPCCRPTRYETVSFMDTQTTWQTIKWLSAANCSCVG